The window CTCCTCTGGCTTTTCAACAATTGGATTTCGAGCCTTAATCAATGAGATTGTTCGACTAACATTATCAGGAAAAACAACGACAAGCGACTCTTTAGGGGCATTATCTAGTGCCCATATAATGGCCTCTGCTTCGTCTAGGCGAACAGAGTGGGAGGCTGCCGACTCAGCCCCGCCCTGACAGATGCCCTGAACAATTAGCTCTGCGGCATTACCGGGAGCGCGACCCCGCCCATCATCATCTTCTTTAACAATAATCTGATCGAAGAACGTCGCCGAGAGTTTGCCGAGATCAATTAAATCTTGATCGCGGCGATCACCCGGTCCCCCGACCACGCCAATGGCAGGGCCAGTCCAGTTTTTGACAAAGCCCCCTACCGCTTTATATCCGGCTGGGTTATGGGCATAGTCCACCAGTACGTGAAATTGGCCGAGGTTGAAGAGATTCATACGTCCCGGCGTCTGCTGTTCTGAGGCTTTAAAACTGTGCAGAGCCGCCTGAATCTGCTTGACGGTCACGCCTTGGACATAGGCAGCTAGACTTGCCGCCAGAGCATTAGCAATCATGAACGGAGCCATTCCACCCAGCGTTACCGGAACTTGTTTAACGTGCTCAATACGGTGAACCTGATCCTGCTGCACAATGGTTAGGTAGCCTTGGTCGTAGACGGCAGCGATTCCACCCTGCTTGAGGTGCGATCGCAACACTTCATTTTCAGGATCCATCGAAAAATAGGCCACTTTTCCGGGCACCTGCGCCGCCATTGCCGCGACTCGCGGATCATCAGCATTAAGAACAGCATAGCCATCGGGATGCACCGTCTCAGCGATCACTCCTTTGACCCTGGCCAACTGATCAACGGTATTAATATCTCCTAGCCCCAAATGGTCCGCCGCCACGTTCAGAACGACTCCCACATCACACTGTGAAAAGGCCAAGCCCGAACGCAAAATACCGCCCCGAGCTGTTTCAAGAACCGCAATATCCACCGTCGGATCCTGCAGAACCATTTGTGCACTCAGGGGGCCTGTGGTGTCTCCCTTCTCGACGAGGCGATCGCCGATATAGATGCCGTCGGTGGTCGTAAAGCCCACAGCATCATAAACCTGACGGCAAATATGGGCAATGAGTCGCGTGGTGGTGGTTTTGCCATTGGTACCCGTCACCGCCACAATGGGCACCCGAGTCGGCGTCCCCGGCGGAAACAGCATCTTAATGATGGGTGCTGCCACATTACGAGCGCGGCCTTCACTAGGTGCAATGTGCATCCGTAACCCGGGTGCTGCGTTAACCTCAACAATCACGCCATCTGCCTGGCTCAGGGGTTGAGTGATATCAGTTGTAATCACATCAATCCCTGCAATATCGAGGTCAATAATGCGAGATACCCGTTCCGCTAACCAAACAGTTTCTGGATGAATCTCATCGGTGCGGTCAATGGCAATGCCGCCCGTACTGAGGTTGGCTGTTGCGCGCAGGTAACCAATTTGATTGGGCTGCAAAACAGTGTCAACGGTGAACCCTTGACGGCTCAGCATGGCATCAGTGGCGTCGTCCAGTTGAATATGGGTGAGGATGTTGTCGTGCCCCGCGCCCCGACGATGATCTCGATTCTCTTGTTCAACAAGGGCTGCAATTGTGTCTTTACCATTGCCAACTACGTGAGCCGGGACGCGCTCTGCAACCGCGACAACTTTGTGGTTAACGACCAGAATGCGATGATCTCGGCCCTGATAGAAATGTTCGACAATCACGCCTGTAGAAATATCCTTGGCTCGGTCGTAGGCAATTTCTACCTGTTCTTTTGACTGAATATCAATGGTGATCCCGCGACCGTGATTTCCATCTAAGGGCTTTATCACAATCGGATAGCCACCCAAGTCTTCAATCGCGTTATCTAATTCGCTAAAGGCATAAATCACTTTACCCAATGGAACCGGCGCACCCATACGCGTCAGAATTTCTTTAGTCCGTTCCTTATCGCAGGCTAATTCGACCCCCAAAACGTTGCTATGGGAGGTGAGTGCTGCCTGTAGTCGCTTTTGGTATTTGCCGTATCCAAGCTGATGGAGATCGCAATTCTCTAGCTCCATCCACGGGATATTGAGGGCTTCTGCCTCGCGGATCAGCGCCTCGGTGCTCGCCCCTAGGGCGGCTTCAGTACGCAGCTCAACCAAATCTTCTAAATCCGTTTGCAGTTCAGCTTCAGGGTAGGTGCCTGTTTCAGCCAAGCTCTTACATAAACGGTGGGCAGCTCGGGTGGCATAGCGACCGGCGGCTTCATTTTGATATTCAATTGCAACTTGATAAACGCCGGGGGTTACCGTCTCGCGGGTACGACCAAACCCCACCTCCATGCCCGCTAAAACCTGGAGTTCTAGCGCCACATGCTCTAGGATATGCCCCACCATGGTGCCTTCCTGGACCCGGCTGAGAAACCCACCCCGACACCCTGGCGAGCAGTGATGCTCTTCTAGGCTAGGTAAAACCGAGATTAATCCGTTGTAGAACCCTGGAATCGTATCAGACGGACGGTTAGCCAAGTCCTCCAGGTCCAGCCGAATGAGAATCAACTTTGCCCGACGAATACTCCAGTAGTTAGGGCCTCGAAGCGTTTGGGTTTGGAGAATTTTCATAGGTTATGGAGAGTGCTTGAGCCGATTCCAGCAGTTTAATGACAGTCTTGAGCGTTTAAATAGGCGTTGTTAAGGACTCAACTCAAGATTAATTTGTTTACGAACGCTATTATTTGTTAACCCCAAGTTCTGTAGTTTTAGCTACATATGTGCGTAGTAGATTAGTAGTCTCAGGCTTTCTTAGGTCTGCTTTGAAGCACTCAAATCCATTCAGGGCTTGAGGTATCGTAACATGCTGAAATAGCCGATAAATCAGACTATTTCAATCCTATATAAGTGGCTTTGCGGGTTTTGGCCATTCGTACAGGACTATCAGATTAACCGCATCGAGCAATTTCCCATGATTACAAATCTCGCTCTAATTCTGGGACGCTTAAAAAGCTGCGCTAAGACGGCAAAACAGTCCGATGCTGATAGTGGTAGAGATCGCCCCGGTTTAGAATGTGCACGGTTAGATTGTGCAAACTGAGGGGAGACGTTTCGTCTGACTCTGGGTGATTCGTATAGGCCAATTCCCCTGGATCGATGACGGTGATCGACCCCTTACCCAATATTTCAAAGCTCCCATCCCCTCTGAAGGCAGCACAGGTATCTTCGTCAATGCCCATCCCTAGCTTCTCAGGATACGTTGCGATCGCACTGAGTAATCGAGCCATCCGATTGCGATTATGGAAGTGCTGATCCACCAACACTTCAGGAATAATTCCTAACCCATCCATCAAATCGACGAGTGAGCGGTTGGGAGATTCACCACTGCTGCCCCCCGAGATCATTTTTTCGCCCATAATGGCAGCGCCAGCGCTGGTTCCAGCAAGGACAAGCGAGCCCAGATGAAGCCGCTTTCTGATAGCTGCAATAAATTTACTATCGTTGATGAAGTGGAAAAGACGAACCTGATCGCCACCTGTCACAAAGACACCCGTACAGTCATCTAAGATATCGAGCCAGCGCAGCTCATCACACTCATGGGGTCGCCGAATATCAAGAACCTCAACCCGGTGCGCCCCCATTCTCTTGAAGATCTGGTAATAGCGATCGCCGACCGCACTGGGTTCTTGTGAAGCGCAGGGAATAATGCCGATGGTTGCTAGCTTTCCGCCTGCACTCTCGAAAAAGGCGGTTAATATACTGCACTCATTGACCTTATCTTCTGCTCCACCAATAACCATAATTGGGTACTGGGTCGGAATTACCATAGATTCTTACACTAAAATTTTTCTCTGGAGCACAAAGCGATCCCAGGTCACGAATTATATAACCGTGGCGGAGCAAAATCAAAGCGTCTGTTAGTCATTGGGCGCCCGATCGTTGATATAGCAGCGCCGCTGATCTCAAACAAAGGGAATAGACAAACAAGAGCGGATGATCGGACTCGAACCGACGACATTCAGCTTGGGAAGCTGACGTTCTACCACTGAACTACACCCGCAAGAGGTGGATACTAAGATAGCATCCGAACTTCGTCTGTAACGCCGTAGCTCATAATATTTTATGAACTTGTCGCGGTGAGAACGACTGGGTGGAGCATTCATCAGCAACTGACTACTTTCAGAAGCGCCTGCATGAGCAGTGGCTATTGGGTATTGATGGCTGGACCGTTCGGACCCAAGCAAGACTCCATCAGCTTTCTTCCTTGACGCAAGCTGGCACTCATCCAAGAATTCTATTG of the Acaryochloris thomasi RCC1774 genome contains:
- the cphA gene encoding cyanophycin synthetase; the encoded protein is MKILQTQTLRGPNYWSIRRAKLILIRLDLEDLANRPSDTIPGFYNGLISVLPSLEEHHCSPGCRGGFLSRVQEGTMVGHILEHVALELQVLAGMEVGFGRTRETVTPGVYQVAIEYQNEAAGRYATRAAHRLCKSLAETGTYPEAELQTDLEDLVELRTEAALGASTEALIREAEALNIPWMELENCDLHQLGYGKYQKRLQAALTSHSNVLGVELACDKERTKEILTRMGAPVPLGKVIYAFSELDNAIEDLGGYPIVIKPLDGNHGRGITIDIQSKEQVEIAYDRAKDISTGVIVEHFYQGRDHRILVVNHKVVAVAERVPAHVVGNGKDTIAALVEQENRDHRRGAGHDNILTHIQLDDATDAMLSRQGFTVDTVLQPNQIGYLRATANLSTGGIAIDRTDEIHPETVWLAERVSRIIDLDIAGIDVITTDITQPLSQADGVIVEVNAAPGLRMHIAPSEGRARNVAAPIIKMLFPPGTPTRVPIVAVTGTNGKTTTTRLIAHICRQVYDAVGFTTTDGIYIGDRLVEKGDTTGPLSAQMVLQDPTVDIAVLETARGGILRSGLAFSQCDVGVVLNVAADHLGLGDINTVDQLARVKGVIAETVHPDGYAVLNADDPRVAAMAAQVPGKVAYFSMDPENEVLRSHLKQGGIAAVYDQGYLTIVQQDQVHRIEHVKQVPVTLGGMAPFMIANALAASLAAYVQGVTVKQIQAALHSFKASEQQTPGRMNLFNLGQFHVLVDYAHNPAGYKAVGGFVKNWTGPAIGVVGGPGDRRDQDLIDLGKLSATFFDQIIVKEDDDGRGRAPGNAAELIVQGICQGGAESAASHSVRLDEAEAIIWALDNAPKESLVVVFPDNVSRTISLIKARNPIVEKPEEARSADFKNADICLDGIKT
- a CDS encoding cyanophycinase, with amino-acid sequence MVIPTQYPIMVIGGAEDKVNECSILTAFFESAGGKLATIGIIPCASQEPSAVGDRYYQIFKRMGAHRVEVLDIRRPHECDELRWLDILDDCTGVFVTGGDQVRLFHFINDSKFIAAIRKRLHLGSLVLAGTSAGAAIMGEKMISGGSSGESPNRSLVDLMDGLGIIPEVLVDQHFHNRNRMARLLSAIATYPEKLGMGIDEDTCAAFRGDGSFEILGKGSITVIDPGELAYTNHPESDETSPLSLHNLTVHILNRGDLYHYQHRTVLPS